One Pullulanibacillus sp. KACC 23026 DNA segment encodes these proteins:
- a CDS encoding class I SAM-dependent methyltransferase, with protein MANKEVDDWNAKLYDDKHAFVSKYGKAIIQLLAPKQGEQILDLGCGTGDLAYNLYEQGVTIIGVDKSEKMIQQAQLKYPSIKFIVRDVLDLTYSNTFDAVFSNATLHWVKQPQQALRALYSSLKPGGRFVAEFGGKGNVKTITDEIIRQIHQLEIPYSPENFPWYFPSIGEYTSLMEEAGFSVVYAEWIDRPTPLDGDNGLRNWISQFSSSLLDSTTELVKEELITRVETTLKGTLYQNGKWVADYKRLRVTGYKN; from the coding sequence ATGGCAAATAAGGAAGTGGATGATTGGAACGCCAAGCTTTATGATGATAAGCATGCATTCGTCTCAAAGTATGGAAAGGCTATCATTCAGCTATTAGCCCCCAAACAAGGTGAACAAATCCTTGACCTAGGCTGCGGCACGGGTGATCTCGCTTATAACCTATATGAACAAGGGGTAACGATAATCGGGGTGGATAAATCCGAAAAGATGATCCAACAAGCTCAATTAAAATATCCTTCTATAAAGTTTATCGTCAGAGACGTCCTTGATTTAACCTATTCTAATACGTTTGATGCCGTCTTTTCCAATGCCACTCTGCATTGGGTCAAACAACCGCAGCAAGCTTTAAGGGCTCTCTACTCAAGCTTAAAACCAGGCGGACGTTTCGTGGCTGAGTTTGGCGGCAAGGGAAATGTCAAAACGATTACCGATGAAATCATTCGGCAAATCCATCAACTCGAGATTCCTTACTCACCAGAAAATTTCCCATGGTATTTTCCTAGTATTGGAGAATACACAAGCCTAATGGAGGAAGCCGGATTTAGCGTTGTTTATGCGGAGTGGATTGACCGACCTACACCCCTTGATGGAGACAATGGCTTAAGAAACTGGATCTCTCAATTTTCATCGAGCCTTCTAGATTCAACTACTGAACTTGTAAAAGAAGAGTTGATCACGCGTGTTGAAACCACCCTTAAAGGGACTCTTTACCAAAATGGAAAATGGGTAGCAGACTATAAAAGATTGAGGGTAACAGGTTATAAGAACTAA
- a CDS encoding PepSY-associated TM helix domain-containing protein, whose translation MRKLKRLHLWVGLICSIIILFESVTGLMLEEPQWFGGTKQAQLNPQNFNRGNFPSFNQNGGNSSGNTSGSFNDGTTNGSSSNSSPNSDGNTAGNNSNGGYSGGGNFQGGNFGNRSGNSNFSMARGGFRTFESIVEQLHKGTINGVDVHWIMDIIAIALIFLSLSGIYMSIRILVAESKTRKRKG comes from the coding sequence TTGAGAAAATTAAAAAGACTTCACCTTTGGGTCGGACTTATTTGCTCGATTATTATTTTATTCGAATCTGTAACCGGTCTTATGCTAGAGGAACCGCAATGGTTTGGAGGAACTAAACAAGCGCAGTTAAATCCGCAAAACTTTAACCGCGGCAATTTCCCGTCCTTTAATCAAAACGGAGGAAATAGCTCTGGGAACACTTCAGGAAGCTTCAATGATGGAACCACAAACGGCTCCTCCAGCAATTCTTCCCCAAACTCTGATGGAAACACGGCAGGGAACAATTCCAATGGAGGTTACTCAGGTGGAGGAAACTTCCAAGGCGGGAATTTCGGTAACCGATCCGGTAACAGTAACTTTTCAATGGCGCGCGGCGGCTTCCGTACCTTTGAAAGTATTGTTGAGCAATTACATAAAGGGACGATCAATGGTGTAGACGTGCATTGGATTATGGATATCATCGCCATCGCCCTTATTTTCCTTTCCCTCTCAGGCATCTACATGTCCATTCGCATTCTAGTTGCCGAATCCAAAACGCGTAAAAGAAAAGGCTAA
- a CDS encoding VOC family protein produces the protein MSPVLNQIGTIFIPVSDIKKARDWYCDLLGLSTDGEIAFGHLFVLPMQGTGIVLDSKIFSEETRFKKPLFHFNTTNIQEAYDYMKAKQVEITTDIENNHWFNCKDPDGNHLMICQC, from the coding sequence ATGAGTCCAGTTTTAAATCAAATTGGAACGATTTTTATTCCGGTGAGTGATATTAAAAAAGCAAGAGATTGGTATTGCGATCTATTAGGGCTTTCCACGGATGGAGAGATTGCATTTGGTCATTTATTCGTTTTGCCTATGCAAGGAACTGGAATCGTCTTAGACAGCAAAATTTTTTCAGAGGAAACGCGCTTTAAGAAACCGCTTTTTCATTTTAATACAACTAATATTCAAGAAGCTTATGACTATATGAAAGCCAAGCAGGTAGAGATAACTACTGACATTGAAAACAATCATTGGTTTAATTGCAAAGACCCTGATGGTAATCATCTCATGATTTGTCAATGTTAG